The Candidatus Methylacidiphilales bacterium region ACGGTACTCCAGGCGCAGGTCTTCATTCACCGATTCCTCCTCAAGCGGGAACGGAGGCGTTTCGGAAGCATTCAAAATCTCAAGCTTGCCCGCAGCGAGTTCGACGTCCCCGGTGCCAAGGTTTTTGTTTTCCGTCCCGGTGAGTCGCGCAACCACCTCACCTGTGACCTGAATGACAAACTCGCTCCGCAACGTATGGGCTATTTCCGAAACTTCGGGCTGCAACTGGGGATTGAAAACCACCTGCGTGATGCCTTCGCGGTCCCGCAAATCGATGAAAATCACGCCGCCGTGATCGCGGCGGGAATGCACCCAGCCGGCGAGCACCGCTTGCTTGCCAATGTCGCTTTTTCGCAGCTCGTTACAATGATGAGTCCGTTGCATAATCCAAAACCTTTACTCCACTATCTTGTCCGCGTTCCGGCTCTTCAGCTCAACAGCCGGTCGGAACCAGCGCCGTGACTTTTCCTTCCTTCACATCCGGCCGCACGGTCACCTGCTCGCGCGTGGCCAGGGTTTTCAGCCCGCAAACGCCGTCCTGCGCGTATTCCTGCCCCACCACAAGGGCATGGCGATGGCCGCGTTCCTCGGCGGACTGAAATTGCTTGCCGACTTTAGAGGGCGAGAGCGGATAGTCAACGCGATAGCCGCCCGCCCGCAGTTCCGAAACCAGCTTCAAGGCAGCCGGGCGCAGGGACTCGTCGGCGATGACCAGATAATAGGAGTCCGCGGGTTCCGACACATCGGCCAGCCCCTTGTCTTTCAGAAGCTCCGTAATGACGACATCCCCCATGCCGAATCCGATGGCGGGCAGGTTTTCACCCGAGATCAAGCCGATCAGGTTGTCGTAACGCCCGCCGCCGGCGATGGCCCGGAATTTTCCGGACCGGTCATGCACTTCAAACACCACGCCGGTGTAATAGGCCAGGCCCCGCACAATGCGCAAATCAACCGCCACGGCATCCGCCAACCCTAACGCTTCGGTATGTTTCAACAGCGTGTCGAGCCGTTCGCTGCGGGCCCCCTGCTCCAACAGGGCAAGGGTCTTGTCCGCCAGAGCGCCCAGCTT contains the following coding sequences:
- the hisS gene encoding histidine--tRNA ligase, yielding MSFQSLSGFRDFYPEDCRLRERIFQAWKDSARAFGFSQYDGPPLEPLDLYKKKSGDEIVAQLYHFVDKGGREVALRPEITPTLARLAGAKHRDYKKPLKWFAIPQVFRYERAQRGRLREHFQWNCDIMGEESLAAEAELLALLDHSLRALGLSRKDYVIRVSDREFWRSFLEQNGVPEEKTYEFYQALDKIDRDPPEETRKKLGALADKTLALLEQGARSERLDTLLKHTEALGLADAVAVDLRIVRGLAYYTGVVFEVHDRSGKFRAIAGGGRYDNLIGLISGENLPAIGFGMGDVVITELLKDKGLADVSEPADSYYLVIADESLRPAALKLVSELRAGGYRVDYPLSPSKVGKQFQSAEERGHRHALVVGQEYAQDGVCGLKTLATREQVTVRPDVKEGKVTALVPTGC